The genomic segment GAATTGAATCCGAATCCCGCCCTGTTCAACAATACGCTCCACACCTTTTACGGCTTCGTATCAGAGACTACTCCTTCAGAGTATTCCAGTGAAACAGAAAAAACAGAGGTCGAACTCGTGCCAATCGACGCGCTAAAGCCGCTGCTACTGGGCGGCGGTATTGGCCATGCACTGGTTTGTGCAACGCTTTGGCGATTTCTGTATATGTGGGAAAAGAAAGAACTAGCGCTGGACTAGCAATAAAAAAACATCGGCTGGTCCAGGCGCAGTTATGACAAGCATCACTGAATGAACGATGTCATTCAGGTCATCTGGTGCGGGAGTGCGCGACCCCGGCCGGGTCGCGCATTCAGACGTTAGCTAACCGATAGGCTATGACCCGTCGGGGCGCTGAGGAGCGAGCTCCAGGGCTTGCTGGAACGTCGGTCGATTAGTAGGCCGAAACGTATTGCTGATGAGCCCTGGTGTGAACGAGAGGAGCCTTGCTGTGCTCAGCCACGTATCGGGATTGTCATTGCCGAATTCTGCTGAAAGTTCCTCGCCTATGATCTCGACGACGGCCCACAAAGAATCTCGGCATGCCTCTACTTCCCCGGCGCCGCAATACTGCAGATTGAACGGTCCTTCCACGTCTTTGCCCAGAAGTGTTCGCAAGTCCTTATAAATATAGCTGGAGCCGTCGTTGCCTCCCAGGTTTCGAATGTTATCCAGGGCATCGACAGTATCGCCGAATACAGGAAGCATAACTGCTCGGCCCAGCGGCTCCCACAAAGCATCCATAATCGTGGGGCCTGACTGATCATAAAATCCATTGTTGTCTGCATCCAGTATTGGCGCATCATCGGCGACCCAGGCATCCAAAACATCTACGATTTGTCCGGCCAGCACTGAGGGCGCCTCGCTGGCTCGCAACAACTCGCTGACGATGGGCCACGCCGGAGATCGAACATCTTCAGTGGCGGAGCGGTTCATGATGCCTACCACTCCCGCTAGATCGACCTTGTCAGGAAATTGATCAAAAAGTTGTACACGATGAACGGAACCGTAGGGTGTGCCATCTCCGTGCATGAAGCCTGGCGCTGACTGATTGTTCCAGTTTAGCAGTCTGTTATCGGGCCCATCCAGCGAATGGGGGTGCTGCTCCTCGGTGAGGAAACCCTGCCATTCGTAATCGCCTGTGCCCAGAGTCGGAAGACGTCGGTCGAGGCCGTCAGCTCTAACTGGTAGGCGACCGGACGAGAAAAAAGCAGTGCTGGTGCGCGAGGCGTAGGCCCAATTAAACGTAAAACCAAATTTATTGGCGTTTTCCCAGAACAGTTCTGGCGTGCTTGCCTTGCCCTCTGTCATGGCTTTCAGTGCACCGAGATTGAGTCCGTCACGTCCGAATGTGGACCGCTTTCGAGTGAGTGCCACGGGTCGACCGTCCGACGTTGCGGTGCCAATGACGTTGCCGTGGACAGACTGCGGGTAGACCAGGGGTACGCCGCTGAGCTCGCCCGCATTGAAGATGTTGAATGGCGTACAAACACCGTCGAATTCATAATGCATAGAGTCGCGAGTCGGTTCCCCTCCATCCGGTTCGCAAAGGACCTCTGCAAACACATCCCTCACGTCGTGACTGGCCGATGTAAGGCTCCAGGCATAATCCTGCGTGCGACCGATTAACAAATACATGGCGAGTCCTGGTACACCGACGCCCTGGGCTTCAATACCCGCACCCGACAGATGCAGTTGGTACACGATCTCGGGGTAGTAATAGCCTAGTTGTGGACCCATTACAGCGATGGTTGCATCATTGGCTGCGACCTCACCACCTGCGACTAGAAAGTTTGAAGCCTGGCGATCCGGGGGGGCACCCGCGGCGGGGAAAAATACGTCACCACCGCTATCAGCAAGCCCTGTGTTGGTCGACTCAGGCTGGCGAGGATCAAGGTTGATTACTGAACCTGCGTCAATAGAGACACTGCCGGTAACCGCGCCACCGGTTATCGGGCCATAATCAAAGCGTTTGTCGATGGTAGTGGGTGCCTCAGGGTCTCCAAAGAGCATTGTGTCCTCCCAGGCCAGCTGTGCCTGCCCGTCGCCCAGCCCTTGCACGAGTGTAGAGAGAAATTCAGCATTGCTTGCTTCACTGCCGCCACCCGCGCCGAAGATCGATCCGATAAATGCGGTCACCGCAATGACATCATTAACGTTGTAGGGCTCAGGGTTGGGAATGTCATTAGCGGCCTCGTATGCGTTGAGTCCGTCGGCGTAGGATTGCGCATCGTCGAGAATTTGCTGGCCTTCTTCCGCTCCATACACCTCAAGAATGAGCGCTTGCTGATCTGTAACAAGTTGTTCTGTAGCCGCGCTGGGTATGAATGTCTCGGAGGGGTTGGTAACGAGCGAAAAAGCGTTGATGCCGGGAACATCTGCTACTGCGACTCTCGCGGGATTGCGTCCAAGATTTAAAAGCAAAAATCGGTCTCTCGCGGTTACCCAGCCCGCGCCAAACGCGAGGTCGGCGCGAGTCTCACCGGTGATGTGGGGAACGCCAAAACTGTCATAGAGAATAGTGAGCCCCTGGCGACCGGTTACCTCTTCTGTGGTTGCACCCACCGGCTCTAAATTTTCGGGCAAAAAAAGCGCGTCTATATCTTCGTCTGTCACGTTGCCCCGAAGTGGCGTCAAGCCGTCGTAAAGAGGGAGCTGGTCAAGCGAGTTGTCATTGGTGGGAATGCCACCATAGTTGCCCGGCGGCAAGATGTAGTAGGCGCGATCTTCTTTGAGAATGTTTGAACTTTGGTTGTTATTGTTCGAACTGTCAGAGCATGCTGCGAGGAGTGCACTGCACAGGGCTGTTACAAGGAAAGCACGGTGGAATATATTATTCATATTAAGACTCATTAAATGTGCGGTTATCGAAATTACGTTACTTGGGTTGTTACGGATCACTATCCGTTTAAAAAATGCAGTCGCATGTGGCGCAGCAAAACCACAGCGCTCACCGCCCAATTTTGACCCCGACGTTGGCTCTGCAACGGCCGCTAGTGTGACGCCGTTCTCATTGCACCAGAGGCTTCAGGGTAAGTAAAGCGCCTAACTGACGGCGAGTGGGTCGTTCAGGGTGATTGGAACCGAACCCACGCCTCTCCAGGATCAGAACTTCAGCGCGATCCCCGCGATCGGTCCCTTTTGGGTCACGTCCCACTTAAAGGTTGAGCGCCCAGACCCCGTCTCGTAATCCTGGTGCAATGCTCGGTATCCGCCACGAATAATCGCCTCGCGACCGAAAAGCTGGAGCCGATATCCCATAAGCAGATGGATGTTCCAGGCGGAGTCTGACCCGATGCCAAATCCGCCCACGTCTGCAGAAAAGGCGATATCCCAGCGAGGATCCCAGACGTACATAAGACGACTACCCACAATAGGATCCAGCCAGTTTTCGCTCTCATCGCCCTGACCCTCCCCGTCGACATCGACTTTAGCACGCAGATAGGTCCAACGGACGCCAGCGTAGGGCTCAACCACTAGTCGCCCGGTGTCGCCACCATTGCGACCACGAACGTTGGTGTCAATCCATCGGTAGTAACCTCCTAACGCCAATATTGCTGTATCGGCGGTGACATCGATCTGTTCATCGTCCGTATTTTCTTTGGCCGTGAGTCGGGAGTAAATCGGATTAATGAAATAACCAACCCTCCCTTTCCGCCCATCGACAAAGCCCATCGCTCCAATATTGATGTCGTCCAGAATATCGCTGAAACTGACATCGACGTCTCCCGTTTTATCCCCGACCTGGGCGTCACCGCTCAATGATAGTCCCCACAAATAGGGTGCCACCCAGGTTTCCCATTTATCTTCCTCGGCGACGCTATTTTCAGTCGCCGCTAATCCGTGTTCACCAAGTAACAGGGCGGATACAGCGACTAACGAGATAAATAAATACCTACTAGTGCTAGCGTGCATAAGGGTGTGCCTCTCTTTTGCGGTTTGAGTAACTGCGGCTCTGTTGCTTGGTCGCGCCGTCTAATAATGCCACGCTTAAAAATCCTGTGTTCTGTCTTTGACGCTGAAGCCACTTTCCATTGTCAGCGTGGAGGGCTTTGTAATTGAGGCAATGGCGGCGCGAACATCAATGCTCTCTACTGCTTGAGTCAAATAAGTCTTGAAATAATAGGTTGCATTGGCTGTATCAGCGGCTGATGTCCATAAAGTGTAGTCAGTCAGCGTTTCGCCTTGATCTCTTTCTCTGATGGCGCCCTTTGGAATATCGAAAGTATTGAGAATGTGAAAAGCCTGGAACACCGCCTCGCTGCTATTGGCGGCAGGTACGGCGCTGTTTGCGAAGGCGGCAGCACGAACAAATCGCGTGGGCGATGTCATGTCGCCGGGCAAGCCGAGCATGCCTGTGCCCTGACCCATGGGAGCGATAACCTCTTTTCCGACGGTAACCTCAGAGCGGTTGCCTGTTTGTAAACCAACATAATTGCGGAGATTGGTGATGTGCCAGTCATAGGCTGGATTGTTAGTAACGACGTTCACAGTATTGCGGTAGACGGCTAGACCCTGCTTCGTGTACTCGATGACGATTGATTCACCAGTCGCATCTGTGACGGCATAATGAAACGGTGCAAAACCGTTAATCTGTTTGATATAAGTACCAACTACCTCGATATTGGTCAGGGCGGCCTGCACTTCGGCTACAGTTTTGAACTGACCGAGTATCCAGTTGCCCATTTCCTCAGAGGAAACTGCTTTCTCACGGTTCTCATCGGTAAGCTCTACAAATTTGGCGGGTCCGGCGAAATAGAACGCTCCAAAATACAGGCCCTCTGTATTCATGCCGTCGAACACGATGGGCATATCCAGTCCGTTTGCACCGAGAAAGCCATAGGTCGTTGTATAAGTAAAACCGGATACATCCGGGTTGAGTTGAAGTGTCTCTATCTCCGTGCCGGCCGGAACAGCGTAGATATTTGAATCAATGTCAAAGCCAAATTCCATGGTCCTCGCCGCAACGGTTGATCCGTCCACTGACTGTAAGACGATACCCGTGCACGCAAGTGTTGAAGATATTGTGCTCATCAGGACGAGGCAAGCCGCTATCGTCCTGGCTAGCGGGGTTCTAGACGGAATACTTTTGCAGGATAAGCGCATGTTTGTCTCCATAGTCGATTTGCGAGAGGTACAGATAAAATGGATTGATGATCTCTGCTTTAGATTTACTCATGGCAGCCTGAGCACCAGGTGCTAGCTTGAGGCTGAATAGTAAATAAAAAATGAACAATACAACGTCGCGGGCAAGCGACTGCCTGATGCTGTCCATTTGCATTTTCGCAATGAGTAAGAGCAAATCGTCTCGAGTGGCGGTTCGACGAGCTAGGCGCACATTGCGAAGGGTTGATACGGTCATTCAAAAAGGCTTCCACAGCGCATAAGAAGTTGAGAGAAGCGAATCTCCGGACTCACGTAATCTGCGACGCAAAGATTCTAGGTATAAACCTTAGAGTTCAAGCGTCTGCAGACTGTTGGGTGCCGTAGCAAGAGCTTCCATCGTGCGGGCTGCTGTGCGTATCTTCCTGAAATTGGGCCAGCGAAAGCATAAAGGTAATCAATAAAAATTTAAAGGTTTAGGCGCAAATAGCCTCCAGCGTCGCCAATGTCGTTGCGAAAGTCCCGGAATAAAGGCTAAGGACAGTTAGAGATGTGACTTCTACAGCGCCTGCGTGCTGGTGAAAGGCAATGGTCAGGTGTTTTGAATGTGCCGTTCCCGGGTTTCTCCCTTCTAGTCTTGGCTAGCGAGAATCTCTCGCTTGGCCTCTTCATAATAGATGTTCTCTACAACACCGGATGAAGGCACGATGGCCAGTGCAATCCGTTCGCCCTCCAGTTGATCGAGTAGTGCTTTCTTGAAATCGTCAATAAGGTGATGGTCGTCGATCAGATCTCCCTCCTCGTAGACAGCGTTATAAATAAAGGGCTCCTCAATGCCCTTCAGGCCATTCGAAAAGCCATAATAGGCAGGTTTCTTTTCCAGACTATCGTCCCAGAGCAAAGGCCACTCTGATCCGCCCCCCGGGGCCCTGAACGCTTTGAAGATATCTCCAAAGCGCGTGAACCCTTGATAATCAGGCACGCCCCACGTCACCACGCCCCAGCGCTGTTTCTCCGGCACTGCATCGATATAGGCTCTGATAATGTTGTTAAAGGCTTTACGCTGGATCGAGTGCAGCAAGCGTGTTTGGCTTTGATTTCTGCCTGCAGCGGGATAAATGTTCAGCGCAACGTTTAGCTCTGAGAGGGTAACCATGTAGCCGGCATCCGCCGCTTTTTTAAATCGATCGTAATTGTAGGAATAGGTAGTGAAGATCAGGGGAGAAAATATATAAATCCCCTCAAAGCCGATAACGTCAACTTTGCCTCCGCTGCGTCCGATTTTATTGGCGAGAGCTATTAAGTCATCCGTTTTTCTATTGCCGCCGGGACCGAGGAAAAACTCGTTCAGTACGAGTTTCGCCCTGGGGTCAGTTTCCCTTGCCCATCGAAAAACCTTGGCGTAAATATCTTCTCCCGCGACATCTATGAACACATTTCGAGCCTTCGGATCATCCGCAATAACTCTGGCCAAGGGTTCGTTCAGGACATCCCACGAGGCCACTTGGCCCTTGTACCTGCCCACCTTATCCTTGACATACCGTTCGAACCATTCGAGCCATTGATCTCTGCTCCATGCCTCGCTTTCCCGATATTCGGCAATCCAGCTCTCGGGTCCAATGTCAGAATAGAAAAGCAGATTGTGCCCATGTATACGATAATCGTTGCTGGTTGCATCCTCGACAAACGCATCGAGTCGCGTGTAATTACTGGAAAACGGGGTCGGGTTAGTTTCACGTATGCGAAAGAGTTCATCATGTCCGACGTAGTCGAACTCCTTCGCAATAATGTCAAGCACGTCATTGTAGTTGGACTGGTAGGCAGTAAATCTTGAATCGTCCTCCGTATAAACCACATTGCCCACAGGGAACATAGAGCGGCTTTTAAGGGTGAGTTCCGCCCCGCCGTTTTCCACGGCGCTTCGATTGGCGCTGTCGCTGCAACCCAGTGCTAGCAGAGAAAGAAAGACAAGAGTGAAGCGCATAGTGCTGTTGAGTGCGAGAGTAATCATAAATGGCACCGTTCCTTGAATAGCACGATCAGGAGCAGCGCGTGACGACACTGCAAGCAAGGCCTGCCGCATTGTATAGTGTTTCAGTGGCTCGACGTAAGAATATCGACTTAGGATCTGTGAAGCATGATTCACAGAACGTTGGTCAGTGACAAACATCGGTTTGAGAATGCGTATCCACACGGATTTCGCAGTAAATCCACCAGAAAGCGCTGTATGAACGGCCGGTATCGTTGAAGAGAGTAGATGTGAAAGCCAGTGTCGCTTCTGCATCGCGGATGTTCAGCGGCAGCCGTAAAACGCAATCTGGGTGTATCTCTTATCGGTCGATGAACGACTCGCCCAGCCGCTAATCAGGCCTGTGCATAAGGAGGACCGGCAGACGGCGTTGGGTGTTGTCCTGATAGACCCCGTACTGCGGGTTGTAGTGAACGAGGTGTTGCCACATGTCGCTGCGCTCCCGTCCCTTGAGCTCCCGGCCGACCATTGTCCCACTGAACCCACGGTAGGTGATGTGAGCGGTTGGATTTGCCCGCAGATTGTGAATCCAGGCGGGGTCGCGATCTTGCCCCCAGTTGGAACCGACCAGCGCAAGGTCACGGCCAACCGGCATACAGAGCGTTGCAATTTCACGCTCGACGCCTGACTTTGCGCCAATGGTGCGAAGTAGAATGACCGTCTGCAGACCCGTATTAAGCCAACCGCGAGAGCCTCGCAGCAGTGCCTTATCGAGCCGTGGCACGGTGCCCTTGAGGAGAGAAACCATAAGGTCAGAGGCGAGTGCCTGTCTTACCAGATTGGTGCGAATGAGTTCCATAGAGTGATCAAAGTGTAGTATGTGCAAGAGATACGGGGGCGTGTGTCTGTTGGATTACAACGTAATAGAGGTTTGAGCAGAAAAACAGGTTTCATCAGTGCAGTTTAGTGCAGCCCAGCCCAGCCCAGCTAATAGAAAGTATCGTTGACTACTGGATTACATGCGCTGTCGCCCGCTGCGTTGTTTGCCCTACTTGGTCGAAGATCGCATAATTGCAAAATTGCGTCCTGAATTTGCAGAAACTCTCTCGGATGCGGTGAACTCGGTGGATAATCCAGCGCCACAGGCGCCTAATAATGCGTTTCGGCGCTGCAGATCATGATGAAGTGAATACGCCACACCGGGCGGTTTGCTATGGAATGTGCTTGATCGCAATATTCAGAGGATGGATGACAGGCTGGGACAGTGCCGATATATTACTGTCCCAGGTGCTGCAAGAAAAGTGAGCAGTAGGACGTAAGCGCAGTAGGAGGAAAACGACATGATGGCACTTTTGTTTGGACTGTTCCTAATGGTCGCATGCGGCGTGGTGTTTGGTGAAAAAAAATATATGTTGGCAGGCGCATACGTAAGCCTTGCAGTAACCGCCCTGTGGTTTATGCACCATGCGAGCGATCCGTTGAGCATTCTGCTGTAGCGAGGCTCCTATGTCTGTATACCGAAAATTGAATGCGTTGGGCTTGATTGTTATCAGCGGGATGCTGTGTTTTGCATTGCTTGACCAATTTGTGGCTCATGAGTTGCCGTGCCCCCTGTGCTTGTTGCAGCGCGTAGGTTTTGTTGCAGTGGGCATGGGTGTCCTGTTCAATGTTATGCGGGGGCCTCGTCCTGCCCACTACAGCTTTTCTATGCTAGCTGCGTTAGTCGGTGGAGCGGTAGCTTTACGTCAGGTAAGCCTGCACGTGATACCCGGCACGCCACCGTACGGCGCGCCGTTCCTGGGTTATCATTTCTACACATGGGCGTTCATTTGGTTTGCTGTGGCGCTGACAGTGCTTGCAGTAATTACCAGTTTTGCACGACAGTATGTAAACGACGATGGGTTTTTGCCACTGACGCGTCAGCCATGGCTTGGTAAAATTGCGGTGATCATGTTCCTGATTATTATTGCCGTAAACGTCTTGTCAACATTTGCCCTGTGTGGTCCCGGAGTTTGTCCGGATAACCCGGTGAGCTATTGGATATTTGGCTGAAAAGAAACGTAGCGTGCGGTCCTTCTGCCGCTAGACGTTTCCCGTTCGAGTCTTGGTTACCCTGAGTTCTGCAGTGGCCGAGTCAACATCAGTGTAGACGATGGTGCCGCTGGTATTAGACGCCAGTTCAGCTGCATTGGCCTCATCGGTATCAATATGCATTTCCAGTTTATAGCCTGGACTCACTCTTACCAGCACGTCACCGAAGATGAGTTCACGGGGACCTCCGGTAATAGCAACTTCCACTTCATCTTTATTATTAACACCGAAACGTTCCGCGTCATCAGTGTGCATATGTATATGACGGCGAGCGCAGATAAGACCTTCGGGAAGGCTTACCGCGCCTTCAGGCCCCTCCAGCCTGATGGGCGCGGAGCCCGTTATCCGGCCTGAGTCACGCACGGGAGCGTCAACCCCCAGCAGAAATTCATCAGTGCGGGACACCTCTACTTGATTTTTCGATCGCAGCGGGCCCAGCAATCGTACGCCATCGATACGTCCTCTCGGTCCCACCAGGTCTACCTTTTCCTGACAGGCATACTGTCCAGGCTGAGACAGGTCTTTGTAGTGTGTGGGTTCGGCTGTTGTGCCGAAAAGTCTTGCGAAAGTTTTTCTGTCCAAGTGAACATGGCGACCGCTCACGGCAATTGGAATCCCAAACTGAGCGGGTTTTCCTAGCCTTAAAAGTGCCTCGGTCTGCCTAGCGATCATGCCTTCCTCATGAGTCTTGACGACAAGAGCCGGGGTGCGGCAGTGGCCCAGGCACAGATTTTCCACCCTATTTTCGTGGCTAACACGTGCACTGTCGTTTAGATCTTCGTCCAGAGTAATGCCAAAAAAATCGAGGCGTTGAAGGATGCGGTGACGCAGAGTGGCGCTGTTTTCGCCGATGCCCCCGGTCAGTATGACAGCATCAAGGCCGCCCATCGCAGCGGTGTAGGCACCAATATACTTGCGCGCCCTGTGCGAAAAGACTGTTATCGCCAGCCGGGCACTGTCTTCACCACCGGCGGCCGCAGCCTCTATTTCTCGCAAATCGTGACTAAGGCCGGAGAGCCCTCTCAAACCACTGCAATTATTGAGAAAGTCGTCCAATTCATTCACGTTATCGAACTCGTCGCGCAACATTGCGAGTAAAACGCCGGCATCAATATCACCGCTGCGGGTGCCCATCACCAGCCCCTCTAAAGGCGTCATTCCCATGCTGGTATCTACCGAGCGGCCATACTCAATAGCACAGGCGCTGGCCCCGTTGCCAAGATGCAGCGACACAAGGCGTAATTCCTCTAACGGGCGCCCCATAAACTTTGCGGCTTCCTGCGCGACGTACTGGTGTGAGGTGCCATGGAAACCGTAACGTCGAATTTTATGCTTTACCGCCATTTTTTGGTCGATAGCATAAGTACTGGCTCGACGTGGCAACGTGGCGTGAAAAGCTGTATCGAACACTGCCACGTGCGGGATGTCCGGCATCGCAGACATTAGCGCTCTAATCCCAGCCAGATTGCGCGGATTATGCAAAGGTGCAAGGGCGCTCCAGTGCTCGATGTTGTCAATCACCTGATTGTCAATCCGCACGGCGTCGCTGTATGCGTTGCCACCGTGAACGACGCGGTGGCCAACCGCATCCACTTTATGCTGCTGTGACACCGCAATCAGCGATTTCACTCCTGCCTGAAATGCTTCTGGTGTCATGAGGTCCTCGACCAAACCCCTTGTGACCGGGTCGCCGGTTGCAGCATCCAATACCTCGTACTTGATACTGGAAGAACCGGTATTGATCGTCAGTACATTCATTGGCTCGACCTTTTAATGAGGGCAATATGCATTTATCTTTCTGGCGAATAAAATCGAAAACAGATAATACGATACGGTAACCGCCTCCAGGGTAGACGTCCAGAAGCAGTATCAGGTGACTTCTGTTTCACCGCATGTGTGAGTCATGCACCAGCAGGCCACAACCGTCTTTTTTTCAGGCGGTCAAAAATACGGATGGAGAAATAAAGTATACCGGGTAGTCTTTAGGATGCTAGATCATGCGTTTATAGGTGCCAATGCGGTTTCAAGCCGGGGCTGCGTGGCGAAGGGAACCGTTTGTTTGTGCGGTTTTCCTCGATCCTGTATCCTGCGGTCGCACCGTCAGTAGGGCACTGACGCCTGAGTTAT from the Candidatus Marimicrobium litorale genome contains:
- a CDS encoding penicillin acylase family protein, with amino-acid sequence MNNIFHRAFLVTALCSALLAACSDSSNNNNQSSNILKEDRAYYILPPGNYGGIPTNDNSLDQLPLYDGLTPLRGNVTDEDIDALFLPENLEPVGATTEEVTGRQGLTILYDSFGVPHITGETRADLAFGAGWVTARDRFLLLNLGRNPARVAVADVPGINAFSLVTNPSETFIPSAATEQLVTDQQALILEVYGAEEGQQILDDAQSYADGLNAYEAANDIPNPEPYNVNDVIAVTAFIGSIFGAGGGSEASNAEFLSTLVQGLGDGQAQLAWEDTMLFGDPEAPTTIDKRFDYGPITGGAVTGSVSIDAGSVINLDPRQPESTNTGLADSGGDVFFPAAGAPPDRQASNFLVAGGEVAANDATIAVMGPQLGYYYPEIVYQLHLSGAGIEAQGVGVPGLAMYLLIGRTQDYAWSLTSASHDVRDVFAEVLCEPDGGEPTRDSMHYEFDGVCTPFNIFNAGELSGVPLVYPQSVHGNVIGTATSDGRPVALTRKRSTFGRDGLNLGALKAMTEGKASTPELFWENANKFGFTFNWAYASRTSTAFFSSGRLPVRADGLDRRLPTLGTGDYEWQGFLTEEQHPHSLDGPDNRLLNWNNQSAPGFMHGDGTPYGSVHRVQLFDQFPDKVDLAGVVGIMNRSATEDVRSPAWPIVSELLRASEAPSVLAGQIVDVLDAWVADDAPILDADNNGFYDQSGPTIMDALWEPLGRAVMLPVFGDTVDALDNIRNLGGNDGSSYIYKDLRTLLGKDVEGPFNLQYCGAGEVEACRDSLWAVVEIIGEELSAEFGNDNPDTWLSTARLLSFTPGLISNTFRPTNRPTFQQALELAPQRPDGS
- a CDS encoding choloylglycine hydrolase family protein, producing the protein METNMRLSCKSIPSRTPLARTIAACLVLMSTISSTLACTGIVLQSVDGSTVAARTMEFGFDIDSNIYAVPAGTEIETLQLNPDVSGFTYTTTYGFLGANGLDMPIVFDGMNTEGLYFGAFYFAGPAKFVELTDENREKAVSSEEMGNWILGQFKTVAEVQAALTNIEVVGTYIKQINGFAPFHYAVTDATGESIVIEYTKQGLAVYRNTVNVVTNNPAYDWHITNLRNYVGLQTGNRSEVTVGKEVIAPMGQGTGMLGLPGDMTSPTRFVRAAAFANSAVPAANSSEAVFQAFHILNTFDIPKGAIRERDQGETLTDYTLWTSAADTANATYYFKTYLTQAVESIDVRAAIASITKPSTLTMESGFSVKDRTQDF
- a CDS encoding endo-1,4-beta-xylanase — encoded protein: MITLALNSTMRFTLVFLSLLALGCSDSANRSAVENGGAELTLKSRSMFPVGNVVYTEDDSRFTAYQSNYNDVLDIIAKEFDYVGHDELFRIRETNPTPFSSNYTRLDAFVEDATSNDYRIHGHNLLFYSDIGPESWIAEYRESEAWSRDQWLEWFERYVKDKVGRYKGQVASWDVLNEPLARVIADDPKARNVFIDVAGEDIYAKVFRWARETDPRAKLVLNEFFLGPGGNRKTDDLIALANKIGRSGGKVDVIGFEGIYIFSPLIFTTYSYNYDRFKKAADAGYMVTLSELNVALNIYPAAGRNQSQTRLLHSIQRKAFNNIIRAYIDAVPEKQRWGVVTWGVPDYQGFTRFGDIFKAFRAPGGGSEWPLLWDDSLEKKPAYYGFSNGLKGIEEPFIYNAVYEEGDLIDDHHLIDDFKKALLDQLEGERIALAIVPSSGVVENIYYEEAKREILASQD
- a CDS encoding nitroreductase/quinone reductase family protein, with the translated sequence MELIRTNLVRQALASDLMVSLLKGTVPRLDKALLRGSRGWLNTGLQTVILLRTIGAKSGVEREIATLCMPVGRDLALVGSNWGQDRDPAWIHNLRANPTAHITYRGFSGTMVGRELKGRERSDMWQHLVHYNPQYGVYQDNTQRRLPVLLMHRPD
- a CDS encoding DUF5993 family protein; amino-acid sequence: MMALLFGLFLMVACGVVFGEKKYMLAGAYVSLAVTALWFMHHASDPLSILL
- a CDS encoding disulfide bond formation protein B, giving the protein MSVYRKLNALGLIVISGMLCFALLDQFVAHELPCPLCLLQRVGFVAVGMGVLFNVMRGPRPAHYSFSMLAALVGGAVALRQVSLHVIPGTPPYGAPFLGYHFYTWAFIWFAVALTVLAVITSFARQYVNDDGFLPLTRQPWLGKIAVIMFLIIIAVNVLSTFALCGPGVCPDNPVSYWIFG
- a CDS encoding acetate/propionate family kinase, with product MNVLTINTGSSSIKYEVLDAATGDPVTRGLVEDLMTPEAFQAGVKSLIAVSQQHKVDAVGHRVVHGGNAYSDAVRIDNQVIDNIEHWSALAPLHNPRNLAGIRALMSAMPDIPHVAVFDTAFHATLPRRASTYAIDQKMAVKHKIRRYGFHGTSHQYVAQEAAKFMGRPLEELRLVSLHLGNGASACAIEYGRSVDTSMGMTPLEGLVMGTRSGDIDAGVLLAMLRDEFDNVNELDDFLNNCSGLRGLSGLSHDLREIEAAAAGGEDSARLAITVFSHRARKYIGAYTAAMGGLDAVILTGGIGENSATLRHRILQRLDFFGITLDEDLNDSARVSHENRVENLCLGHCRTPALVVKTHEEGMIARQTEALLRLGKPAQFGIPIAVSGRHVHLDRKTFARLFGTTAEPTHYKDLSQPGQYACQEKVDLVGPRGRIDGVRLLGPLRSKNQVEVSRTDEFLLGVDAPVRDSGRITGSAPIRLEGPEGAVSLPEGLICARRHIHMHTDDAERFGVNNKDEVEVAITGGPRELIFGDVLVRVSPGYKLEMHIDTDEANAAELASNTSGTIVYTDVDSATAELRVTKTRTGNV